A region of Malaciobacter marinus DNA encodes the following proteins:
- the fdh3B gene encoding formate dehydrogenase FDH3 subunit beta, with protein MSRMKFYCDEDRCIECFACSVACSEAHELPTGISRRKVITLNEGKESLEYSLSIACMHCTDAPCEQVCPVDCFYIREDGIVLHDKETCIGCGYCLYACPFGAPQFPRDGAFGAKGAMDKCTMCAGGPLETNSSHERHMYGQNRIAEGKVPLCAAVCSTNALLVGDSQRVSQVYRTRVLSRGHNHTATPKAWKSAYGS; from the coding sequence ATGTCAAGAATGAAATTTTATTGTGATGAAGATAGATGTATTGAGTGTTTTGCTTGTTCGGTTGCTTGCTCAGAAGCACATGAGTTACCAACAGGAATTAGTAGAAGAAAAGTAATAACATTAAATGAAGGGAAAGAGAGTTTAGAATACTCTTTATCAATAGCTTGTATGCATTGTACAGATGCACCTTGTGAGCAAGTATGTCCAGTTGATTGTTTTTATATCAGAGAAGATGGAATAGTACTTCATGATAAAGAGACTTGTATTGGATGTGGATATTGCTTATATGCTTGCCCATTTGGAGCTCCACAGTTTCCAAGAGATGGAGCATTTGGAGCAAAAGGAGCAATGGATAAATGTACAATGTGTGCAGGAGGTCCATTAGAAACTAATTCAAGTCATGAAAGACATATGTATGGACAAAATAGAATAGCAGAAGGGAAAGTTCCTTTATGTGCAGCTGTATGTTCAACAAATGCACTTTTAGTAGGAGACTCACAAAGAGTTTCCCAAGTATATAGAACAAGAGTTCTTTCAAGAGGACATAATCATACTGCAACTCCAAAAGCATGGAAGTCTGCATATGGTTCATAA
- a CDS encoding ABC transporter substrate-binding protein, which yields MTKKLFILISILLTIYFIFKDKEYRNPSIKLGGSIPKTGVIKEWGEAVTLGANSYFNYSNDNKLLGNKKIEYIIYDDKYEPKLTMKNTNKLLYQDEVFALFGYVGTPTVKSVLPTVEIENIPFISSFTGAGFLRNKNQNNFLNFRSSYQEEIEVLIKYLHYNKKISKFAVFYQNDDYGEEGYVSVIKSLKKRKLKLIAEGSYKRNTLSISHAFNEIKNANPQAIIMIGANKANALFIKKAKENPKFKDTLFCNISFGDANAMIKELKQSNTNNLIFSQVVPNFQDRTIPVVNEYYEVLNKYNKDFEPGFISLEAFLSAKLVVSALKDIKGALTKENFITAYKELPENTLKGIKIDFENKQLLNKIYLFTYENNRFKEINK from the coding sequence ATGACTAAAAAATTATTTATATTAATATCAATTTTACTTACAATCTATTTCATATTTAAAGATAAAGAGTATAGAAACCCTTCTATTAAACTTGGAGGTTCAATTCCTAAAACAGGAGTAATCAAAGAATGGGGAGAAGCTGTTACCCTAGGAGCAAACTCATATTTTAATTATTCAAATGACAATAAGCTTCTTGGAAACAAAAAGATAGAGTACATTATTTATGATGACAAATATGAACCAAAACTAACTATGAAAAATACAAATAAGCTTCTTTATCAAGATGAAGTTTTTGCTCTTTTTGGTTATGTTGGCACACCAACAGTAAAAAGTGTTTTACCAACTGTTGAAATTGAGAATATTCCTTTTATATCATCTTTTACAGGAGCTGGTTTTTTAAGAAATAAAAATCAAAACAATTTTTTAAATTTTAGAAGTTCATATCAAGAAGAGATAGAAGTATTAATAAAATATTTACATTACAATAAAAAGATATCTAAATTTGCAGTATTTTATCAAAATGATGATTATGGAGAAGAAGGATATGTATCTGTTATTAAATCTTTAAAAAAAAGGAAATTAAAACTAATAGCAGAAGGAAGTTATAAAAGAAATACACTTTCAATAAGCCATGCATTCAATGAAATAAAAAATGCAAATCCCCAAGCAATTATAATGATAGGAGCAAATAAAGCAAATGCCCTATTTATAAAAAAAGCAAAAGAGAATCCAAAATTCAAAGATACTTTATTTTGTAATATCTCTTTTGGAGATGCTAATGCAATGATTAAAGAGTTAAAACAAAGCAATACAAATAATTTGATTTTTTCTCAAGTTGTTCCAAACTTTCAAGATAGAACAATTCCTGTTGTAAATGAATACTATGAAGTTTTAAATAAATATAATAAAGATTTTGAACCTGGATTTATATCATTAGAAGCTTTTTTGTCAGCTAAACTTGTAGTATCAGCACTAAAAGATATAAAAGGTGCATTAACAAAAGAAAATTTTATTACAGCTTATAAAGAACTTCCTGAAAACACATTAAAAGGAATAAAAATAGATTTTGAAAATAAACAATTGTTAAATAAAATTTATCTTTTCACATATGAAAACAATAGATTTAAAGAGATTAATAAATAA
- a CDS encoding response regulator: protein MKNKDLNILNKFNILYLEDDEDLLRHTTDVLEDFVNNIFAAKTSKEALEILKNKKVDVIISDILLENENGIDFLKLIKEQKGISIPTILTTAHTDTKYLLDAIKLKVENYIVKPINIKELLNSLHDILLPVVQEKEIRRNTNVIRTISAITDSKQVDIIKFIINNLDNNNLFSASYSDIMDHINISKPTLIKLFKELAEKNILVKVQHKTYRFNELALEEI, encoded by the coding sequence ATGAAAAATAAAGATTTAAATATATTAAACAAATTTAATATTTTATATCTTGAGGATGATGAAGACTTACTAAGACATACAACAGATGTGCTTGAAGATTTTGTAAATAATATATTTGCAGCTAAAACATCAAAAGAAGCATTAGAGATATTAAAAAATAAAAAAGTTGATGTCATTATCTCAGATATTTTACTTGAAAATGAAAATGGAATTGATTTTTTAAAATTAATAAAAGAACAAAAAGGCATATCTATTCCAACAATTTTAACAACGGCACACACAGATACAAAATATCTTTTAGATGCAATTAAACTAAAAGTTGAAAACTACATAGTAAAACCTATTAATATAAAAGAGTTATTAAACTCATTGCATGATATATTACTTCCTGTTGTTCAAGAAAAAGAGATAAGAAGAAATACAAATGTTATTAGAACAATCTCAGCTATTACTGATAGTAAACAAGTTGATATAATCAAGTTTATTATAAATAACCTTGATAATAATAATCTATTCTCAGCTTCATATAGTGATATCATGGATCATATAAATATTTCAAAGCCTACATTAATTAAACTTTTTAAAGAGTTAGCAGAAAAAAATATTTTAGTTAAAGTTCAACATAAAACATATAGATTTAATGAATTAGCTTTAGAAGAAATTTAA
- a CDS encoding sensor histidine kinase, whose amino-acid sequence MFKKILSYFDNFNFSLKTNILIFIISGGMLSIVVLSLMSTFSIKYDFDKLYEQRTKPLIKLESIKDTYTVNIQDTLYDIENKNITYMQAKEVINLALQLIQTNWGEYKKAKDIKQPAIYIGDFIKKFLVTQHQYYKNETLHKSISKNIDKKMININARLHNLEIANHNKDLVKEFAKLHLEINAINIYITSLINYDLTLALNEKRDTEKVFEVIITVSMFSIVLIFLFSVILSVLLINHFKRLHKLLEAKVESKTKELVELNNSLEKRVVQEVKNNRKKDIIMFQQARLASLGEMLNNIAHQWRQPLGSITMIIQSFQTKMQLGKLTDSFIDDKVKDALFLAENMSNTLDDFKNFFSPDKTKKEFSIKECIEHSFELSKYALEKAGIKTYLTMKKDIKINSYYNELSHVFLNLINNSKDALYTNINKNDRIIKVIIKQYKDDVVINFIDNGGGIPQDIAPKIFEPYYTTKYKSAGTGIGLYMSKQIIEKHMYGSIYQKNIIHKITKDKNYNCSLFIIKIPILKEENDEK is encoded by the coding sequence ATGTTTAAAAAAATACTTTCATACTTTGATAATTTTAATTTTTCACTAAAAACAAATATATTAATATTTATTATTTCAGGTGGAATGTTAAGTATTGTTGTTCTTTCACTTATGTCAACTTTTTCTATTAAATATGATTTTGATAAGTTATATGAACAAAGAACAAAACCTTTAATAAAATTAGAAAGCATTAAAGATACATATACAGTAAATATTCAAGATACTTTATATGACATAGAAAATAAAAACATTACTTATATGCAAGCAAAAGAAGTTATTAATCTTGCATTACAATTAATACAAACAAACTGGGGAGAGTATAAAAAAGCCAAGGATATAAAACAACCTGCCATTTATATTGGTGATTTTATAAAAAAATTCTTAGTTACACAACATCAATACTACAAAAATGAGACACTACATAAAAGTATTTCTAAAAATATTGATAAAAAGATGATTAATATAAATGCAAGACTTCATAATCTTGAAATTGCAAATCACAATAAAGATCTTGTAAAAGAGTTTGCAAAACTTCATCTTGAAATAAATGCTATAAATATATATATAACAAGTTTGATAAATTATGATTTAACCTTAGCTTTAAATGAAAAAAGAGATACAGAAAAAGTTTTTGAAGTTATTATTACTGTTTCAATGTTTTCAATAGTTTTAATATTCCTCTTTTCAGTGATACTTTCTGTTTTATTAATAAACCACTTCAAAAGACTTCATAAACTTCTTGAAGCAAAAGTAGAAAGTAAAACAAAAGAATTGGTTGAATTAAATAACTCACTTGAAAAAAGAGTTGTGCAAGAAGTGAAAAATAATAGAAAAAAAGATATTATCATGTTTCAGCAAGCAAGGCTTGCAAGTTTAGGAGAGATGTTAAATAATATAGCTCACCAATGGAGACAACCACTTGGTTCAATTACTATGATTATACAAAGCTTTCAAACAAAAATGCAACTTGGTAAATTAACAGATTCATTTATTGATGATAAAGTAAAAGATGCTTTATTTTTAGCTGAAAACATGTCTAATACACTAGATGATTTTAAAAACTTTTTTTCACCTGATAAAACAAAAAAAGAGTTTAGTATAAAAGAGTGTATTGAACACTCTTTTGAATTATCAAAATATGCTTTAGAAAAAGCTGGTATAAAAACCTATTTAACAATGAAAAAAGATATAAAAATAAATAGTTATTACAATGAGTTATCTCATGTTTTTTTAAATTTAATAAATAACTCTAAAGATGCTTTATACACAAATATAAATAAAAATGATAGAATTATAAAAGTAATTATAAAACAATACAAAGATGATGTAGTAATCAATTTTATTGATAATGGAGGGGGAATTCCTCAAGATATTGCTCCTAAAATTTTTGAACCATATTACACAACAAAATATAAAAGTGCTGGTACAGGAATTGGATTATATATGTCTAAACAAATAATTGAAAAACATATGTATGGTTCAATTTATCAAAAAAATATAATTCATAAAATCACTAAAGACAAAAACTATAACTGTAGTTTATTTATTATAAAAATACCAATATTAAAAGAGGAAAATGATGAAAAATAA
- a CDS encoding heavy-metal-associated domain-containing protein — MKKLLLFIFLSLSVFAKEVEIEVEKMHCPLCTTMVKKAIKKVDGVKKVSVRLNTKKATVNYDESKTDIKTILEAIKTTSYEGKVIKP; from the coding sequence ATGAAGAAATTATTATTGTTTATATTTTTATCGTTAAGTGTTTTTGCTAAAGAAGTTGAAATAGAAGTTGAAAAAATGCATTGCCCTTTATGTACAACAATGGTGAAAAAAGCAATTAAAAAAGTTGATGGGGTAAAAAAAGTTAGTGTTAGATTAAATACTAAAAAAGCTACAGTAAATTATGATGAATCTAAGACAGATATAAAAACTATCTTAGAAGCTATAAAGACTACATCATATGAGGGAAAGGTTATAAAACCTTAA
- the selD gene encoding selenide, water dikinase SelD — protein MNNQYQLTKFVRAAGUAAKMGPGDLKQTICNLQPNDSRILVGFDTSEDASVYQINETQAIVQTLDFITPVVDDPYIYGQIAAANALSDVFAMGAEVKTALNIVGFDKKNLSTDALGEILNGGNEKIKECGGVLLGGHTIESPEMYYGLSVTGMVHPNEIIRNNTAKIGDVLVLTKPIGMGILTTAIKRDLLPMDMMKKCSEIMAALNYLPSKVMKKYRVSSCTDITGFGLLGHALECVNELVTFSLDCKSIPVLNEVIELSEKDVVPGGTKKNLKYIEDKVTFMSSVANYCKLVLSDAQTSGGLLIAMNKDDAKEYIKEIEEMTLGYACIIGEVIPKGTKDIIVH, from the coding sequence ATGAATAACCAATATCAACTAACAAAGTTCGTAAGAGCTGCTGGTTGAGCTGCAAAGATGGGTCCGGGGGATCTAAAACAAACTATTTGCAACTTACAACCAAATGATAGTAGAATCTTAGTAGGCTTTGATACAAGTGAAGATGCTAGTGTATATCAAATAAATGAAACACAAGCAATAGTACAAACACTTGATTTTATTACACCTGTTGTTGATGATCCATATATTTATGGACAAATTGCTGCTGCAAATGCATTAAGTGATGTATTTGCAATGGGAGCAGAAGTTAAAACAGCTTTAAATATAGTAGGATTTGATAAAAAAAATCTTTCAACAGATGCCTTAGGTGAGATACTAAATGGTGGAAATGAAAAAATAAAAGAGTGTGGAGGTGTTTTACTTGGTGGACATACAATTGAATCACCAGAGATGTATTATGGACTAAGTGTTACAGGAATGGTACACCCAAATGAAATAATTAGAAATAATACAGCAAAAATTGGAGATGTCTTAGTTCTTACAAAACCTATAGGAATGGGAATTTTAACAACAGCTATAAAAAGAGATCTATTACCAATGGATATGATGAAAAAATGTAGTGAAATAATGGCTGCATTAAATTATTTACCATCAAAAGTTATGAAAAAATATAGAGTTAGTTCTTGTACTGATATTACTGGATTTGGATTATTAGGTCATGCATTAGAGTGTGTAAATGAATTAGTAACTTTTAGTTTAGATTGTAAAAGCATACCTGTATTAAATGAAGTAATAGAATTATCAGAAAAAGATGTAGTTCCAGGAGGAACTAAGAAAAATTTAAAATATATAGAAGATAAAGTAACTTTTATGAGTAGTGTTGCAAACTATTGCAAACTAGTATTAAGTGATGCACAAACATCAGGTGGATTATTAATAGCTATGAATAAAGATGATGCTAAAGAATATATAAAAGAAATAGAAGAGATGACTTTAGGTTACGCTTGTATCATAGGAGAAGTGATACCAAAAGGGACTAAAGATATTATCGTTCATTAA
- a CDS encoding transglutaminase-like domain-containing protein, whose translation MQRRTFLKSATVVGTTMVITPSIVLSNTKANPFGITKKPRKFTVTNSFDLQTNDEIARLWVPLPLDSSYQKVLKISYDGDFDEAFISNNNEYNTKLLYAKWNKNSKSRKLVVKFDVIMQERTSNLSKATNSTNFPENIKLFLKGTSHTPVNKTLTDFATNLTKNSKTQLEKAQAIYDWTVDNMYRDESVIGCGVGDATRIIEKKLFGGKCTDVSSVFVALLRNAGIPAREIFGVRVGKSKISKSCGKANDEGFAKITGGQHCRAEFYLDGAGWIPADPADVTKVRKQEKLTNNDKKIKDLRKYFFGNWEMNWLAFNYARDFVLNPKPAQYPLNMLGYPYAEMGEDVVNYYNPKEFGYSYTSQEVL comes from the coding sequence ATGCAAAGAAGAACATTCTTAAAAAGTGCTACAGTAGTAGGAACTACTATGGTAATTACTCCCTCAATTGTATTATCTAATACAAAAGCAAATCCATTTGGAATTACAAAAAAACCAAGAAAATTTACAGTTACAAATAGTTTTGATTTGCAAACAAATGATGAAATTGCTAGACTTTGGGTTCCACTTCCTTTAGATTCAAGTTATCAAAAAGTATTGAAAATATCATATGATGGTGATTTTGATGAAGCATTTATTTCAAATAATAATGAATATAATACAAAACTTTTATATGCAAAATGGAATAAAAATTCTAAATCAAGAAAATTAGTTGTTAAGTTTGATGTTATAATGCAAGAGCGAACATCAAATCTTTCAAAAGCTACAAATAGTACAAATTTTCCAGAAAATATAAAACTATTTTTAAAGGGAACTTCTCATACTCCTGTAAATAAAACTTTAACAGATTTTGCAACTAATCTTACAAAAAATTCAAAAACTCAATTAGAAAAAGCACAAGCAATTTATGATTGGACAGTTGATAATATGTATAGAGATGAAAGTGTTATAGGGTGTGGTGTTGGTGATGCTACAAGAATTATTGAGAAAAAATTATTTGGTGGAAAATGTACAGATGTAAGTTCTGTTTTTGTGGCACTTTTAAGAAATGCAGGTATTCCAGCAAGGGAGATTTTTGGAGTTAGAGTAGGTAAATCTAAAATTTCAAAATCTTGTGGAAAAGCAAATGACGAAGGTTTTGCAAAAATCACAGGTGGTCAACATTGTAGAGCAGAATTTTATCTTGATGGTGCAGGATGGATTCCAGCAGACCCAGCTGATGTTACAAAAGTGAGAAAACAAGAAAAACTTACAAATAATGATAAAAAGATTAAGGATTTAAGAAAATATTTCTTTGGAAATTGGGAAATGAATTGGCTTGCATTTAATTATGCAAGAGATTTTGTATTAAATCCAAAACCAGCTCAATATCCATTAAATATGTTAGGTTATCCATATGCAGAAATGGGTGAAGATGTAGTAAATTATTATAATCCAAAAGAGTTTGGATACTCTTATACTTCTCAAGAAGTTTTATGA
- a CDS encoding formate dehydrogenase subunit alpha, which produces MKIGRRNFLKLASIGAGVGATSMFASGNTVREATKEEIKNPFPGSKKVKSICSICSAGCGIVAEVQNGVWVRQDVAQDHPISEGSHCCKGIDQIDLVKSKQRIKHPLKKVNGKWERISWKQAIDEISEKMLELRAENGPDSAMFLGSAKFNLQQSFYFSKFAALWGTNNIDHVARVCHSASVAGAANTWGYGAMTNHFGDVVGHSKAILMIGANSASACPIGFKHFLKAKDRNNAKLIVVDPVYTKSAAKADHYLRIRTGTDVAFVYGMLHLIFKNGWEDKNFIESRVYGMDKIREEAKKWTPEITADVTGIPAEKIIQITTIFAKTKPATAVWALGITQHSTGTSNTRIIPILQLVLGNAGKEGGGCNIIRGHDNVQGSTDMCNLADSLPGYYGLSEDAWKYYAKAWGIDFNWLQGRFHSPKWMHEKGFSLAKWWQGVLQEEKTYSSSPIRALWVQGTGITSMSQQEKIQKALNKLDLIVIAEPFVNEAAILTDRKDGIYIIPAATQFETEGSVTASNRSSQWRSKIVDPLYESKPDHEIMFEFAKKFGFYDEFTRGMKLDIKDGEIKKVKDTFTWPDDAADELARTVKTIGLGGWTAKRLREHQENWHLFDPITLRGYGKMKNQYYGLPWPCWDTKHPGSPILYNPDTPVNEGGMGFRNRFGLEHDGESQLANDNVNVKKSLVKGGYPEITKANIEEVLGITLTEEEKRKMGANWKVDLSGIIQEKCREKGVCVYGNAKARAIVWTFPDPVPKHREPIHSPRFDLVKKYPTYADQKNNFRVDVRFESEQMEKDWSKEFPTMIVTMRVVNLSGAGMLERTSKYLSHITPEMFAHINPELAAQHGLRDGDMMWLHSPHGTKIKIKAYHNYSVTPDRIAMPYNFAGMMQGVDLSHRYPEGTKPYAIGESSNTITNYGFDIITQIPEFNAGLCKIERA; this is translated from the coding sequence TTGAAAATAGGAAGAAGAAATTTTCTTAAACTTGCTTCAATCGGTGCAGGAGTAGGGGCAACATCAATGTTTGCTTCTGGTAATACTGTAAGAGAAGCAACAAAAGAAGAGATAAAAAATCCTTTTCCAGGTTCAAAGAAAGTAAAATCAATTTGTAGTATTTGTTCTGCAGGTTGCGGAATTGTAGCAGAAGTTCAAAATGGTGTTTGGGTAAGACAAGATGTAGCTCAAGATCATCCAATTAGTGAAGGAAGTCACTGTTGTAAAGGTATTGATCAAATTGATTTAGTAAAAAGTAAACAAAGAATAAAACATCCACTTAAAAAAGTAAATGGAAAGTGGGAAAGAATATCTTGGAAACAAGCGATTGATGAGATTTCTGAAAAAATGCTTGAGTTAAGAGCTGAAAATGGTCCTGATTCAGCAATGTTTTTAGGTTCAGCAAAGTTTAATTTACAACAATCTTTTTATTTTAGTAAATTTGCTGCTTTATGGGGTACAAACAATATCGATCACGTAGCTAGAGTTTGTCATAGTGCTTCTGTTGCAGGAGCAGCAAATACATGGGGCTATGGAGCAATGACAAATCACTTTGGTGATGTTGTTGGGCACTCTAAAGCGATTTTGATGATTGGAGCAAATTCAGCTTCTGCTTGTCCAATTGGATTTAAACATTTCCTTAAAGCAAAAGATAGAAACAATGCTAAGCTAATAGTTGTTGATCCAGTATATACAAAATCTGCTGCAAAAGCTGACCATTATTTAAGAATCAGAACAGGTACAGATGTTGCATTTGTTTATGGAATGTTACATTTAATATTTAAAAATGGTTGGGAAGATAAAAATTTTATTGAAAGCCGTGTTTATGGAATGGATAAAATAAGAGAAGAAGCTAAAAAATGGACACCAGAAATAACAGCAGATGTTACAGGTATTCCAGCTGAAAAAATTATCCAAATTACTACTATCTTTGCAAAAACAAAACCAGCTACAGCTGTTTGGGCATTAGGTATTACACAACATAGTACAGGTACATCAAATACAAGAATCATTCCAATACTTCAATTGGTATTAGGAAATGCTGGTAAAGAAGGTGGAGGATGTAACATTATTAGAGGACATGATAATGTACAAGGTTCTACTGATATGTGTAATCTTGCAGATTCACTTCCTGGTTATTATGGTTTAAGTGAAGATGCGTGGAAATATTATGCAAAAGCATGGGGTATTGATTTTAATTGGTTACAAGGAAGATTTCACTCTCCAAAATGGATGCATGAAAAAGGTTTTTCACTTGCAAAATGGTGGCAAGGTGTATTACAAGAAGAAAAAACATATTCTTCAAGTCCTATTAGAGCTTTATGGGTTCAAGGTACTGGTATTACTTCAATGTCTCAACAAGAAAAAATCCAAAAAGCACTTAATAAACTTGATTTAATTGTTATTGCAGAACCATTTGTAAATGAAGCAGCAATTTTAACAGATAGAAAAGATGGTATATATATTATTCCAGCAGCTACACAGTTTGAAACAGAAGGTAGTGTAACAGCAAGTAATAGATCATCGCAATGGAGAAGTAAAATCGTTGATCCTTTATATGAATCTAAACCAGACCATGAAATCATGTTTGAATTCGCTAAAAAATTTGGTTTTTATGATGAGTTTACTAGAGGTATGAAACTTGACATAAAAGATGGTGAGATAAAAAAAGTTAAAGATACATTTACTTGGCCAGATGATGCAGCAGATGAATTAGCAAGAACAGTAAAAACTATTGGACTTGGTGGATGGACAGCAAAAAGATTAAGAGAACACCAAGAAAATTGGCACTTGTTTGACCCAATAACATTAAGAGGTTATGGGAAAATGAAAAACCAATATTATGGATTACCTTGGCCATGTTGGGATACTAAACATCCTGGTTCACCAATTCTTTATAATCCAGATACACCTGTAAATGAAGGTGGAATGGGATTTAGGAATAGATTTGGTTTAGAACATGATGGAGAAAGTCAACTTGCAAATGATAATGTAAATGTAAAAAAATCTTTAGTTAAAGGTGGATATCCCGAAATTACAAAAGCAAATATAGAAGAAGTTTTAGGAATTACATTAACAGAAGAAGAAAAAAGAAAAATGGGTGCAAATTGGAAAGTTGATTTAAGTGGAATTATTCAAGAAAAATGTAGAGAAAAAGGTGTTTGTGTATATGGAAATGCAAAAGCTAGAGCTATTGTATGGACATTCCCTGATCCTGTACCAAAACATAGGGAGCCAATTCATTCTCCAAGATTTGATTTAGTTAAAAAGTATCCAACATATGCTGATCAAAAAAATAACTTTAGAGTTGATGTAAGATTTGAATCAGAACAAATGGAAAAAGATTGGTCAAAAGAGTTCCCTACAATGATTGTAACTATGAGGGTTGTGAATTTAAGTGGTGCTGGTATGTTAGAAAGAACAAGTAAATATCTTTCACATATTACTCCTGAAATGTTTGCACATATAAATCCAGAATTAGCAGCACAACATGGATTAAGAGATGGTGATATGATGTGGTTACATTCACCTCATGGAACAAAAATTAAAATTAAAGCATATCATAACTACAGTGTGACACCTGACCGTATAGCTATGCCTTATAATTTTGCAGGAATGATGCAAGGAGTGGATTTAAGTCACCGATATCCAGAAGGAACAAAACCATACGCAATAGGTGAGAGTTCAAATACAATCACAAATTATGGATTTGACATTATTACACAAATACCTGAATTCAATGCAGGTCTTTGCAAAATAGAAAGAGCATAG
- a CDS encoding transporter has protein sequence MRSISLIVSAVITAVLSTLCCLPVFLFLFFGISVGSLSFLSELGYLRIPFGILTILLLFLAYKKSKTNISCACENKGKIIMITSLFVVLFFILLFYPEFLVYFVD, from the coding sequence ATGAGAAGTATAAGTTTAATAGTATCAGCAGTAATAACTGCTGTACTATCTACACTTTGTTGTTTACCAGTTTTTTTATTTCTTTTTTTTGGAATAAGCGTTGGAAGTTTGTCATTTTTGAGTGAACTTGGATATCTAAGAATTCCTTTTGGAATTTTAACTATTTTACTTCTTTTTTTAGCGTATAAGAAAAGTAAAACAAATATAAGTTGTGCTTGTGAGAACAAAGGAAAAATTATAATGATTACAAGCTTATTTGTAGTTTTGTTTTTTATACTATTATTTTATCCAGAGTTTTTAGTTTATTTTGTAGATTAA
- a CDS encoding formate dehydrogenase subunit gamma produces MRFKYIILILISLASLAFASESAIFGKDLIPNILAYDKEGSLHLGKWFTLLQSTYFKPIFLGVLLGVPAVFFIHYKIIGPMIFSHDRKKIYVFSVFNRAIHTIAAISFMLLIPTGVVMVFGDFFGGGEFVRINKDIHAISTLLFVISVIPMLMMWFKEMLPTSDDIKWLMILGGYLNKRKDPIPAGKFNAGQKMWFYVCTFGGIIMIATGAIMFFQDFKFDFIASLGLSQIDLLRASAIVHNILGFAVLALFMTHIYMSVFAIKGAIHSILTGYKEEEEVEILHSSFYKKLNKDKKI; encoded by the coding sequence ATGAGATTTAAATATATAATTTTAATACTTATATCATTAGCTTCACTGGCATTTGCCAGTGAAAGTGCAATATTTGGAAAAGATTTAATTCCAAATATATTAGCTTATGATAAAGAAGGATCATTACATTTAGGTAAATGGTTTACTTTATTACAAAGCACATATTTTAAACCTATATTCTTAGGTGTATTATTAGGAGTACCAGCAGTCTTTTTTATACACTATAAAATTATAGGACCAATGATTTTTTCTCATGACAGAAAAAAGATTTATGTTTTTTCAGTATTTAATAGAGCAATTCACACAATAGCTGCAATATCATTTATGCTACTTATACCAACAGGAGTAGTTATGGTATTTGGTGATTTTTTTGGTGGTGGTGAATTCGTTAGAATAAATAAAGATATACATGCAATTTCAACATTGCTTTTTGTTATTTCAGTAATACCTATGTTAATGATGTGGTTTAAAGAGATGCTTCCTACAAGTGATGATATAAAGTGGCTTATGATTTTAGGAGGATACTTAAATAAAAGAAAAGATCCTATTCCAGCAGGAAAGTTTAATGCAGGACAAAAAATGTGGTTTTATGTATGTACTTTTGGTGGAATAATAATGATTGCAACAGGTGCAATAATGTTTTTCCAAGACTTTAAATTTGATTTTATTGCATCACTTGGTTTATCACAAATTGATTTACTAAGAGCAAGTGCAATAGTTCATAATATATTAGGGTTTGCAGTTTTAGCATTGTTTATGACACATATTTATATGTCAGTATTTGCAATTAAAGGTGCAATTCATAGTATTTTAACTGGTTATAAAGAAGAAGAAGAAGTGGAAATTCTACATAGCTCTTTTTATAAAAAGTTAAATAAAGATAAAAAAATCTAA
- a CDS encoding Tat pathway signal protein — protein sequence MKEERRSFVKKTLGASALVAAGSAIPVMASSANSSVSSSNGVVVGKSPKKEILYKETAQWEAFYKASY from the coding sequence ATGAAAGAAGAAAGACGGAGTTTTGTAAAAAAAACTCTAGGTGCAAGTGCTCTTGTAGCTGCAGGAAGTGCAATTCCTGTAATGGCAAGCAGTGCAAATAGCAGTGTTTCAAGTTCAAATGGTGTCGTTGTTGGAAAATCTCCTAAAAAAGAGATTTTATATAAAGAAACAGCCCAATGGGAAGCTTTTTATAAAGCTAGTTATTAA